The Ignavibacteriota bacterium genome has a window encoding:
- a CDS encoding PASTA domain-containing protein has protein sequence MIGQPAGPAQAVAPLERHRRRTLGIKIGLLLLFVILALRLIQIQVVRASEFQEIARKQYEAPIVLPAARGAIMDRNAKVLVSNATSVSFCADPKVAGSERDDIAIALARVFKRPKQVYLDLMRDPQKRFVVLERNVEPSRAAKVPVAELRGLIVMNEPRRIYHYEHVAGQLLGVTGVEHTGLSGLEMQYDRWLRGEPGSVMMQRDALNRTRASAEYPRIDPKDGLNLELTIDAEYQQVAEEELARGVAKMRAEAGLVVMVDPSTGEILALAHVPRVDPNNTATLDQATLRNRSITDMFEPGSVFKIVTATAALEKGVVKPEELFNGEKGRYNAPTGAGRTIPVTDTHPLGTVTFRQAVEQSSNVVMAKLSPRIGAQTMFETARRFGFGTLSGIELPGETPGALPRPVDWSGATLPTMAYGYGVGVTPLQLVMAYAALANKGVLMKPFVVRKVPDENGEMNTIVQPSVVRRVMSEETATLLTGMFEGVVQKGTATQAKVEGLRIAGKTGTARKVVNGRYKQGDYTASFVGFFPADHPRIVCLVMLDNPRGGSYFGGLASAPIFKGIAEKIFSIAGKFREIAPTVMASATGVIVPDVRNMKTDDAEATLEAGGLDADIEDDGPIVIGQSPAPGSTVGRGATVTLTTVVGSTPATGGFALVPDVRGLTIRRAMNSLAVQQLDVVIIGSGSVVGQTPAPGERLRRGASVTIRCEARQGGTQPS, from the coding sequence GTGATCGGCCAGCCTGCCGGGCCGGCACAGGCCGTTGCGCCGCTCGAGCGGCACCGCCGGCGGACGCTCGGCATCAAGATCGGTCTGCTCCTGCTCTTTGTCATACTTGCCCTGCGCCTGATACAGATCCAGGTGGTCCGGGCGTCGGAGTTCCAGGAGATCGCCCGGAAGCAATACGAAGCACCCATCGTGCTTCCCGCGGCACGCGGAGCCATCATGGACCGCAACGCCAAGGTGTTGGTCTCGAACGCCACGTCCGTGTCGTTCTGCGCCGACCCGAAGGTCGCCGGAAGTGAACGGGATGATATCGCGATCGCCCTTGCGCGGGTGTTCAAGCGGCCGAAGCAGGTGTATCTCGACCTGATGCGCGATCCGCAGAAGCGGTTCGTCGTCCTCGAACGCAATGTCGAGCCCTCGCGTGCAGCGAAGGTGCCGGTCGCCGAACTGCGCGGGCTGATCGTGATGAACGAACCACGGCGCATCTATCATTACGAGCATGTCGCCGGACAGCTCCTGGGTGTGACCGGTGTGGAGCACACGGGGCTCAGCGGACTCGAGATGCAGTACGACCGGTGGCTCCGGGGCGAGCCAGGCAGCGTCATGATGCAGCGCGACGCACTCAACCGCACGCGCGCTTCGGCCGAGTATCCGCGCATCGATCCGAAGGACGGGCTCAATCTCGAACTGACGATCGACGCCGAGTATCAGCAGGTGGCGGAAGAAGAACTCGCCAGGGGCGTGGCGAAGATGCGGGCCGAGGCCGGGCTCGTGGTGATGGTGGACCCGTCCACCGGCGAGATCCTTGCGCTGGCGCATGTGCCGCGTGTGGACCCGAACAATACGGCGACACTCGATCAGGCGACGCTGCGCAACCGATCGATCACCGACATGTTCGAACCGGGCTCCGTCTTCAAGATCGTTACGGCCACCGCCGCCCTCGAGAAGGGTGTCGTGAAGCCGGAGGAACTCTTCAACGGAGAGAAGGGACGGTACAACGCCCCGACCGGTGCCGGACGAACGATCCCGGTGACCGACACGCATCCGCTCGGCACCGTGACGTTCCGCCAGGCCGTGGAGCAGTCCAGCAATGTCGTGATGGCCAAGCTCTCGCCGCGGATCGGCGCACAGACGATGTTCGAGACGGCGCGGCGCTTCGGGTTCGGGACCCTGAGCGGCATCGAACTCCCGGGCGAAACCCCCGGCGCGCTGCCAAGGCCGGTCGATTGGTCCGGTGCAACGCTCCCGACGATGGCCTACGGGTATGGCGTCGGGGTGACGCCGCTGCAATTGGTGATGGCGTATGCAGCCCTCGCCAACAAGGGCGTCCTGATGAAGCCCTTCGTGGTGCGGAAGGTCCCGGATGAGAACGGCGAGATGAATACCATCGTGCAACCATCGGTCGTGCGGCGTGTGATGTCCGAGGAAACGGCCACCCTGCTCACCGGCATGTTTGAAGGGGTGGTACAGAAGGGGACGGCGACGCAGGCGAAAGTGGAAGGATTGCGCATCGCGGGCAAGACCGGCACCGCCCGCAAAGTGGTGAACGGGCGCTACAAGCAGGGCGACTATACGGCATCGTTCGTCGGGTTCTTCCCGGCGGACCATCCGCGGATCGTGTGTCTGGTGATGCTGGACAATCCGCGCGGCGGGTCGTACTTCGGCGGACTCGCAAGCGCTCCGATCTTCAAAGGCATCGCCGAAAAGATCTTCTCGATCGCCGGCAAGTTCCGGGAGATCGCGCCAACCGTGATGGCGAGTGCTACGGGCGTGATCGTGCCCGATGTGCGGAACATGAAGACCGACGACGCGGAAGCGACGCTGGAGGCAGGCGGGCTCGACGCGGATATCGAAGACGATGGCCCCATCGTGATCGGGCAGTCGCCCGCGCCGGGGAGCACCGTCGGGCGCGGAGCAACGGTGACATTGACGACCGTGGTGGGCAGCACGCCGGCCACCGGCGGCTTTGCCCTGGTACCGGATGTGCGCGGATTGACGATCCGCAGGGCCATGAACAGTCTGGCCGTGCAACAACTCGATGTCGTGATCATAGGTTCCGGCTCCGTGGTCGGGCAGACCCCTGCCCCCGGGGAGCGCCTGCGTCGCGGTGCAAGCGTGACGATCCGGTGCGAGGCGCGTCAGGGCGGCACACAGCCTTCATAA
- the rsmH gene encoding 16S rRNA (cytosine(1402)-N(4))-methyltransferase RsmH, with translation MADTGGSFVDGTVGGGGHAWEICSRLQGPGRLLCLDADDEALASARSRLAGFADRTTFVRTNFRFLRAAMQEAGWTGASGILLDLGISSHQIDAVERGFTFRGDERLDMRMDRRQPLSAWDIVNTYDERKLADVIYQYGEEQNARRIARSIVGHRPVHTTGELRDVVAAFTPDRFLNKSLARVFQALRIEVNGELDSLKAVLADARDLLAPGGRIVVISYHSLEDRIVKEFFRAVSTVPFDRDVPVMPGEEPEPEFRLITRKPVVPTEQEISDNPRARSAKMRAAERRYVGTQGIT, from the coding sequence ATGGCCGATACCGGGGGATCATTTGTCGACGGAACGGTCGGCGGAGGAGGGCACGCGTGGGAGATCTGCTCGCGCCTCCAGGGCCCCGGCCGCCTGCTCTGTCTCGATGCGGACGACGAAGCACTTGCCTCTGCCCGGTCCCGGCTTGCGGGATTCGCGGACCGCACGACGTTCGTCCGGACCAACTTCCGGTTCCTCCGCGCAGCGATGCAGGAAGCGGGGTGGACCGGCGCCAGCGGGATACTCCTGGATCTGGGCATCTCGTCGCATCAGATCGATGCTGTGGAACGCGGGTTCACGTTCCGCGGCGATGAGCGTTTGGATATGCGCATGGACCGGCGTCAGCCGCTCAGCGCATGGGATATCGTGAACACGTACGATGAGCGCAAGCTCGCCGATGTCATCTATCAGTACGGCGAGGAACAGAATGCGCGCCGCATCGCACGGTCGATCGTGGGCCACCGCCCGGTGCATACCACCGGCGAGCTCCGCGATGTGGTGGCGGCGTTCACGCCGGACCGATTTTTGAACAAGTCACTTGCGCGCGTCTTCCAGGCGCTGCGCATCGAAGTGAATGGGGAACTCGACAGCCTCAAGGCTGTCCTCGCAGATGCCCGCGACCTGCTCGCACCGGGTGGCCGGATCGTGGTGATCTCGTACCATTCTCTCGAAGACCGTATCGTGAAGGAATTCTTCCGTGCGGTGTCCACGGTTCCGTTCGACCGTGATGTGCCGGTGATGCCGGGAGAGGAACCCGAACCGGAGTTCCGCCTCATCACCCGTAAACCGGTCGTACCGACAGAGCAGGAGATCAGCGACAATCCGAGGGCACGCAGCGCAAAGATGCGTGCCGCCGAACGACGATATGTGGGAACGCAAGGCATCACATAA
- the mraZ gene encoding division/cell wall cluster transcriptional repressor MraZ, which translates to MSSFKGSYAYSADSKGRVNIPARLRKYVSSEANDTFVITRGFEQCLFVYPLDEWNKLEESIRQLSPTNAQHRFFMRVLLERATESQLDGQFRISIPKELLQFAGIENEVLIIGVLEHIEIWNPQMYEQYLKTQAQSYESVAQTVLQKT; encoded by the coding sequence GTGTCGTCCTTCAAAGGATCGTACGCATACTCTGCCGACAGCAAAGGGCGTGTCAACATTCCCGCCCGGCTGCGCAAGTACGTCTCGAGCGAGGCGAATGATACATTCGTCATCACGCGGGGCTTCGAGCAATGCCTGTTCGTGTATCCGCTCGATGAGTGGAACAAACTCGAGGAGAGCATCCGTCAGTTGTCGCCGACGAATGCGCAACACCGTTTCTTCATGCGTGTGCTGCTCGAGCGTGCGACCGAGTCGCAGCTCGACGGCCAGTTCCGCATTTCCATTCCGAAAGAACTCCTTCAGTTCGCAGGGATAGAGAACGAGGTCCTGATCATCGGCGTGCTCGAACACATCGAGATCTGGAACCCGCAGATGTACGAACAGTACCTGAAGACTCAGGCCCAGAGCTACGAGTCCGTCGCACAAACCGTTCTGCAAAAAACATAG
- a CDS encoding type II toxin-antitoxin system RelE/ParE family toxin — MHAELPLRYLPIAQEDLLHICEFIASDSPSRANTFINVLDRRIGALSGQPRPGRMPRHPHLRSMGYRVLVVGPYLVFYLIRSTHVEIHRIIHTSRDLDHLL, encoded by the coding sequence ATGCACGCTGAACTGCCCCTCCGCTATCTACCTATCGCCCAGGAAGACCTGCTGCATATCTGTGAGTTCATTGCTTCAGATAGCCCCTCTCGAGCCAACACATTCATCAACGTTCTGGATCGCCGTATCGGGGCGCTCAGCGGTCAACCACGCCCGGGGCGCATGCCACGCCACCCGCACCTGAGGTCCATGGGATACCGCGTTCTCGTCGTGGGTCCCTACCTCGTCTTCTACCTGATCCGATCCACCCACGTCGAGATCCATCGGATCATCCATACGTCACGCGATCTCGATCATCTGCTCTAG
- a CDS encoding T9SS type A sorting domain-containing protein, whose product MTARTMDPVDSTCTVGPYISINDCLVDLCMISPACGWLLDGRGRVFRRADLLTAVPGHRSIVPERFILLQNYPNPFNPSTTVRYELPSAGEVDLRVTDVLGREVYRSVEGQTAGWKARSLDLSGHASGIYYCTIRFDGVVQAVKMALVR is encoded by the coding sequence ATGACCGCGCGGACCATGGATCCTGTGGATTCGACATGCACGGTCGGTCCGTATATCTCCATAAACGATTGCCTGGTGGATCTCTGCATGATCTCGCCGGCGTGCGGATGGCTGTTGGATGGCCGGGGGCGGGTCTTCCGGCGTGCGGACCTGCTCACTGCGGTCCCGGGCCACCGGTCCATTGTGCCGGAGAGGTTCATTCTCTTGCAGAACTATCCCAACCCATTCAACCCGAGCACGACGGTCCGGTATGAGTTGCCCTCGGCAGGTGAGGTGGACCTCCGTGTGACGGATGTGCTGGGGAGGGAGGTGTACCGTAGTGTGGAAGGCCAAACGGCGGGCTGGAAGGCCAGGTCCCTCGACCTTTCAGGGCATGCCTCGGGCATCTATTATTGTACCATCCGGTTCGACGGGGTGGTACAGGCAGTGAAGATGGCTCTTGTCCGGTGA
- a CDS encoding nuclear transport factor 2 family protein — protein MHRITSGLLCGFLLWLTGCTHSPSLEEAKALIHLQNEKLHAVAATKNLALLRECTLEDAWFMAPGLAPVHGRDSIIALWSDGLEKIVSMHSESLEISGTPDVLYEIGVVQNVIRTDTPDSVVVHKAKYTNVWRRDAAGVYRLTVDIFNRVD, from the coding sequence ATGCACAGGATCACCTCCGGCCTGTTATGCGGCTTCCTCCTCTGGCTCACAGGCTGTACACACTCGCCCTCCCTGGAAGAGGCAAAGGCCCTTATTCACCTGCAGAACGAGAAGCTCCATGCTGTTGCCGCTACGAAGAACCTCGCGCTCCTGCGCGAGTGTACGCTCGAGGATGCATGGTTCATGGCACCCGGCCTCGCACCCGTCCACGGACGCGACAGCATCATCGCTCTCTGGAGCGATGGACTCGAGAAGATCGTTTCTATGCATTCGGAATCCCTTGAGATCAGTGGCACACCGGACGTCCTGTACGAGATCGGTGTCGTCCAGAACGTGATCAGAACAGACACACCGGACTCGGTGGTCGTGCACAAAGCGAAGTACACCAACGTGTGGAGGCGCGACGCCGCCGGGGTCTACCGGCTGACGGTCGATATCTTCAACCGCGTCGATTAA